The genomic DNA CGGGCTCGGTGTCCGGCTTGATCGCGTCGGCCGGGCATTCGGGCTCGCAGACGCCGCAGTCGATGCACTCGTCAGGATGGATGACGAGCATGTTCTCGCCTTCGTAGAAACAGTCGACCGGACAGACCTCGATGCAGTCCATGTATTTGCATTTTATGCAATTATCGGTCACGACATAGGTCATCGCAGGCTCCGGGACGTCCCGTATTTGCTGGGCTTTTTTGGTGAGGTAACGCCTTTGCCCGTCGCTTGCAAGGGCAGGGCCTGCGTGTCTGAGCCGGCTTCGCGGAACAGAATTCCAGCCGTTTGCCGCGACGAGGTTCGGTTATGTCTTCAGTCCTCGCCGAGCAGCCGGTCGGTGTGTCGGCGTTCCCGCTTGGTCGGGCGGCCGCTGCCGGCCTCGCGCAAGGCCGGAATGGCGTCGGGAACGGCCTCGCCCTTCGGTGTCGGGAGCGGAGACATGTCCTCGTAAAGCAGGCGCGCTTCCTCGGCCGGGCCACGCCGGGTTCCGGGGTTGAGCACTTTCCAGACCATGATACGGCGGTCGAGCGTGATG from Mesorhizobium sp. M1E.F.Ca.ET.045.02.1.1 includes the following:
- a CDS encoding RNA-binding S4 domain-containing protein; translated protein: MVGEGRQRIDKWLFFSRAVKSRSLAAKLVVAGRVRINRDKAAQASDLVKAGDVLTITLDRRIMVWKVLNPGTRRGPAEEARLLYEDMSPLPTPKGEAVPDAIPALREAGSGRPTKRERRHTDRLLGED
- the fdxA gene encoding ferredoxin FdxA, with the translated sequence MTYVVTDNCIKCKYMDCIEVCPVDCFYEGENMLVIHPDECIDCGVCEPECPADAIKPDTEPGLDKWLQVNSEYAEKWPNITAKKEPPADAKAFDGETGKFEKYFSPEPGEGD